The genomic window CTTTATTCTTAGATAAAGGAATTAAGAAGGTAAACATCACCGATATAATCGAAGATGCAGGTGTATCTAAAATGAGCTTTTATCGTCAGTTTAAAAACAAAGAGGACATTCTATTGGCTGTATTGAAGCAATTTTTTATGGCCTCTATGGATGATTATCAAAAGATATTAGACAAAAAATTATCTTTTTTAGATTTTCTAAATGAGATCATTTTGATGAAAATTGAAGTGAGCAAGAAAATGAGTAAATCATTTATGGAGGAGCTCATGTCAATGTTTCATGAAAAAAATGAGATACTTGATTTCTTAATGGAACATCAAAAGAAAAGCACTGCTTTATTTATAGAACAATTGATGCAAGCAAAATCCAACGGGGAAGTCGGAGATGATTTTAGTATTGAGTTTTTGATGTACATGATGGAAAAAACGCAACAAGTAGCAAGTGATCCAATGTTACTTCAAATGTTTGATACTCCTGAAGAAGCTGTAAAGCAGGCGACAAAATTTTATTTTTTCGGTATATACGGACAAAGAAAGTAGGATGAAAAAGCAACTAACATACCTATTGATATTGATTTCGCTTCACACTTTTGCACAATCCTCTTTAGAATTTAATGGGATGTTTCAAGGTTTTACGACCTATACTAATGATAGCGATTTGAAATTATGGAGTGGAGGACGATATATCCCAGAACTCAAATACGAATATAAAATCGATTCATTACAGTCATTTTCTGCATATGGATCAGCCAACTTATATGCAGATGTGCAATATGGTGGGGGAGATCCCTTGACCAATGCTTATATCAATCCCTACCGTGCTTGGGTGCGGTATGCCTATGCCAATAGTGAAATACGAGTCGGTTTGCAGAAAATAGATTTTGGATCTGCTAGCATGTTGCGACCACTTCAATGGTTTAATCAAATTGACCCTAGAGATCCATTGGGTTTAACGAATGGGGTGTATTCAGCTTTGGGTAAATACTATTTCAAGAACAATGCAAACATATGGTTTTGGGTATTGTATGGTAATGAAGAAAGAAGAGGCTTTGATGTATTACCTTCTGATAAAAAAAAACCTGAGTATGGTGGAAGATTGCAACTACCTACACCCAAAGGTGAAATTGCTTTTTCTTATCATCATAGAAATGCTATTTATGATAATCAAGACCCTGTTTATCCTGAGTACATAAATACAGTAGAAAATAAATATGGGATAGACGGAAAGTGGGATGTTGGTGTTGGGCTGTGGTTTGAAGGGAGTTACACAAAATTGCAAGACCCTATAAGTATTTTCACTAATCAGACATTACTGAATTTAGGAACTGATTATACCATAAATGGATTAAATATAGTTTTTGAACATTTATTCTTATGGTATGGAGAGGAATGGAACAAAGCAGACTACAGAGGAAACACCTCTGCCATTTCGTTTAATTATCCGATATCATTTTTCGATAATGTCTCTTTGATGGTCTATCAGGATTGGACCAACAATGGGACAGGAGCATTTGCTTCTTATAATCACGATTTCAATTTGTGGACGGGCTATTTTATGCTCTATTATAACCCAACCACTCAAATAACATCACCGGTTGTCAATAACGATTTAAACCAATTTACCTCAGGGTTTGGCGTTCGTTTTATGGCAATTATAAATCACTAAGATATGGAGACAAACAACTTAATTGAACTGAACAATGTTACTAAGAAATTTCTTGTAGGAGATGGTGAATTTACTGCTCTGAGTAATATTAATCTACAGTTTTCTAAAGGAGAATTTTCTGGTTTAATCGGACCAAGCGGATCAGGTAAGACTACACTTTTAAACCTAATTGGTGCCTTGGACGATACTTCAGAAGGAAGCATTGAAATTAATGGAAAAAACATTGCCAATAACTCAGATGAAGATTCGGCATTACTAAGAAATGAACACATCGGATTTATTTTTCAATCCTATAATCTCTTACCAGTTTACAGCATTTATGAAAATGTAGAATTTCCATTGTTGCTTCAAAAATTACCAAAAGCACAAAGAAAGGAAATGGTCATGCAAGCTTTAAAATGGGTAGGTTTAGAAGATATAGCAGATAAAAAAACATCTCAAATATCGGGTGGTCAAGCCCAAAGAGTGGCTATTGCACGTTCTATTGTCAAGAAACCACAAATTATATTGGCAGATGAACCTACGGCGAATTTGGACTCAGCAAATGCTTATAAGGTCATGGATATTCTAAAGAAACTGAATGAAGAATTAGGTATCACTTTTATCTTTTCTTCCCATGATAGTAAAGTGATCAAATATTTAAAGAGAGTCATTTCTCTTGAAGATGGTAAAGTGGTTAACGACGAAAAGAAATAGGTCATGGAAATAGTACACAATTTTCTTCTCAATTTCCGTTTGGCTTACCGAAATATTATCAGTGCAGGTTTAAGAACATGGTTAACAATTACCACTTTAGCCTTCGCATTTTTGTTGATATTGTTCTTCAATAGCTTGTATACGGGATGGGAATATCAAGGCATACGAGATCAAATTGATTGGGAATATGCGGATGGTCAAATTATTCAAACGGATTACGATAAGTTAGATCCTTTTAGTATTGAAAGTGGGCATTCTCAAATTTTGGATCAACCTCAATTGACACCTGTTTTAATCAGACAGGGAAATTTATATCCACAAGGCAGACTTCTTCCAATTTTAATTAAAGGTATTCCAGCTGATCAACAAGTAGTCAAGCTTCCTACATCTTCTTTTTTACAAAGTAAAGATGATATTCCAGCAATTATTGGAGATGGGATGGCTACAGATAATCACTTAAAAATTGGAGACAAAATCTTATTAAGATGGAAAGATAAAAACGGCACTTTTGATGCAAAGCAAATTACAATTGTAGATATATTTAAAACCAATGTGCCTACTGTGGATGGTGGTCAGATTTGGGTAGATATCAATACACTTTGGGAAATGACAGGTATGCAAAATGAAGTAACCTATCATTTAGTAAAAGGAACTTTTGAGGATGAATTATCTGATCAATGGAGATTTGAAATTCAACAAGAACTACTAAAAGAATTTGTGGCAATGGTCGATATGAAAAAGGGATCATCTGCTTTTCTTTACATCATTTTGATGTTCATAGCTTTGATTGCCATTTTTGATTCTCAGGTATTTTCTGTTTTTAAACGTCAGAAAGAAATTGGTACGTATATCGCTCTAGGATTTACAAAAAAGAGGGTGACGTTCTTATTTACCTTGGAAGGAACAATGTATGCTTTTATAGCTACCATTATAGGAACAGCGATCTCGGTTCCATTAATTACTTGGTTGGGTGTTGAAGGGGTTGATTTGGGGAATCAAGATCAATCCAGACAAATGGGCGTAACTGTTGGAGAGAAGCTCTATCCGATGTTGACATCAGGACTTTTATTTAGTTCAGTCTTTTGGGTAATTCTATTATCCACTATCGTCAGCTACCTTCCTGTAAGGAAAATTGCAAAAATGAATACTGTAGATGCACTTAAAGGGAAAAAATAATGTTTGAGTTTTTATTTAAAGGATTAATCCGAGATAAAAGTAGAAGTGTCCTTCCTTTGATTGTTGTGGCACTTGGCGTATCCCTTTCTGTGTTTTTTGTGGGATACATGCAAGGCATGATTGGCGATATGGTCGATCAAAATGCTAGATTCAGTACTGGCCATATGAAAGTGATGAGTCGAGAATACGTGAAAAATATTGCTCAAAGACCACTTGATTTAGCCTTGTTAGATGCAGACGATTTAATCGCTGATTTACAAAATGATTATCCTGAAGTAGATTGGGTGAAACGTATCAATTTCGGTGGGATTTTGGATGTGCCCGACGAGGAAGGCCAAACCAAAACACAAGGTATGGCAGGTGGTATTGCCTTGGATCTTTCATCAAATAGTTCGGATGAAAAACGAATGAAATTAGGGGAGAACTTAGTGGAAGGAACTTTGCCTAATGGACCTTATCAAATGATTTTGGGAGATGGTTTAGCCCATCGCATGAAAGTGAAATTAGGAGATAAAATCACTTATTTTGGATCGACGATGGATGGAGCAATGTCTTTTCAAAATTTCACATTAGTTGGCACCGTTTCATTTGGTACTTCAGTGTTGGATGATCGAACGTTTATTGTTGATATAAAGGACGCTGAACAAATCTTAGATATGGTCGATGCCGCTCAGGAGATTCTAGGTTTCTTACCCAATGATGTTTATGATGATGATAAAATCAACGAAATAAAAGAAAGTTTTAATGCTAAAATGTCATCTGATACCGATGAATATGCTCCTGAGATGTTGGCATTAAGAGATCAAGGAGGAATGAGTTATATCTTAGATTTTGCTGGCGTTATTGCAGGATTCTTTACAACATTATTTGTGGTAGCTATGTCGATTGTCCTTTGGAATACAGGCTTATTAGGTGGTTTAAGAAGATATACTGAGTTCGGGATTCGAATTGCCATGGGAGAGTCTAAAAAGGCGATATACAAATCCTTGCTTGTGGAGGCATTAATTATTGGTGTCATAGGTTCAGTAATAGGAACTGTTTTGGGTGTAATTCTTACTTATTATTTACAAGAAGTTGGGATAGACATTTCTGATATGGTCGGACAAGGAAGCATGTTAGTTTCCAATGTGATTAGAGCGAAAGTTGTTCCTCAGCAATTGTGGATTGGTTTTATTCCGGGTGTCGCGGCTACCTTATTAGGAGCACTTTTATCCGGAAGGGGGATCTTTAAACGTCAGACCTCACAATTATTTAATGAATTAGGAGTATAATCAAATACTAAAATGAAAAAGATATTTATTCTGTGTGCTTTTTTTTTATCAATAGGTAGTCAAGCACAAGATGCTAACAAAATACTTAATGAAATCGATCAGAATATGTACACCAAAACAAAGGTATCCACTACTAAGATGATCGTTTATGGTAAGCGAAAGACGAAAGAAATTGTCACTAAAGGGTTTACTCGAGGTACAGAAGATTCGTTTTCTGAATACCTATCACCAGCAAGGGAGAAAGGAACAAAAATGCTGAAATTAAATGATAAACTATGGATTTACTCACCTTCTTCAGATCGTACCATACAGATTTCAGGTCATATGTTAAGACAGTCAGTGAATGGATCGGATATGTCGTATGAAGACATGATGCAAGAAAGAAAATTGGTTGAAATGTATGCTCCAAAAATTGTAGGTGAAGAAGAGATGAATGGTGAAGAGTGTTACATTCTAGAACTTGAGGCAAAAACTGAGGATGTTACCTATCAGAAAATAAAAATGTGGGTAGAGAAAAAACATTCAGTCCCTATGCGTCAAGATCTTTTTGCTAAAAGTGGGCAAATGCTTAAAACCATCAATATGTCTGATATCCGAAAAGTAGGCGATCGATACTATCCATTTAAGATGAATTACAAAGATGTACTGAAAGATGGAAAAGGGACAGACTTTGTGGTAATGGAAATGGAAAATAATGTTCCTATTCCGGATCATGTGTTTAATAAGAGTAATTTGAAGAAGTAAGCACAATTAACAGTAAGATAACAACCATAGATTCCTTCATTTTTAAAATTTTGAATAACTTGTGTCTTAAACTAAAATTTGACCAAAAATGAATACATTAGAACAAATTCAAATTTTAAATAGTAATGAGCAGGAACTCGATCAAGAGTATTTCTTAAAAGAAGAACATTATGAACTTTTGATGGATTTATCGGAAGCAGAAACGGACGATGAAGAAGAAGAGTTGTTCAAAAAAATGAAAGACATTCCCAATCTACCAATAATCTCTGCGATTATTGAACTTTGGGAAAATACGGTGGGTGCTGTAGTCCTTTCTCAAGAATTGAAAGAGGGAAATCAAGTTACTATGGAGGATAAAATGGAAATCGAAGAAGAAGCTTGTGCAGATATGTCATTTGATTATTCTCGATTTACGGTAATTATCGAAGGAGAAGTAAATAGAGTTCAAATAGTAGATCAAGAATAAGATTATTTGATATACTCAATATAAATAAGCATGTTTGAGATGAATAATATTTCAAACATGCTTTTTTTATGATCGAATTAAAGTTAACTATACAGAAATTTGAAGGAAAAGGAGGGTGGTCCTATGTAGATGTTCCAGGGATTACTTCTGATAGAAATACTCATTTTGGTTGGGTGACTGTAAGTGGAAGTATAGACGGCTATCCTTTAGAAAAAGTAAAGCTGATGCCTAAAGGTGATGGTCTTTTATTTTTACCTATTAAAAAGGAGATAAGAAAGAAGATAAAAAAAGAGCAAGGCGATGAGGTGCATATCAAATTATATCTTGATAATGAAGAGGTAAACAACCCAGAAATTCTTTACAACATTCTTTTAGATATATCAGATAAAGCTGCTAAAAATTTTAAAAACTTACATAGATCGCGACAACGGGATATCATTCAGAGAATATTTGATAATAGGAACGAAGATGTTCAAACACAGCGAATTAATGAGTTAATTGTAGAGTTAGAATCAAAAAATGTATGACAAAAAGGGTATATTATATCATTTTTATTTGATAATATTTTTTATTACATTGGTTTTGAACAACAACATTACATATGATACGATCCAGAATTTGGCATCCCAAAACCAATACGACCTCACAAACAATTTACAAAGACCACTATTATGTTTCTAATCTTATAGAAAAGAAGTGGTTACACAAACTCATAGGAACTTGGGGAAATTCAAAATATGTCTTCAAGTACACTATTAATCTTAATACTAGTATTAAAATCTTAAATGATGAATACAAGGAATTAGGTAAGATTAAGATCAATTTTTGGGGCACTAAAGCTAAAATTTTTATTGATGACAAAGTTTATCAATGGAATGCTAAAAACATGCTACGTAAACAGTGGCACATTAAATCAAAAGAGCAATCGAAAATATTAAATGATAAGGGTCAGTTTTTCTCCAACGATTTACCAAAAAATCATAGAGGCATATTAAACTTGTCGGGACACGCTGTTCAGCATTTTAATAATCATTACCTCGTTTCAATATTTTCTTTTATTATTGGCGGTCTTCTTATAATTATATAAAAACATTAAATAATTGTAAATTAAATTTACGCAACTTTGATAAATAC from Flammeovirga yaeyamensis includes these protein-coding regions:
- a CDS encoding outer membrane lipoprotein-sorting protein, which gives rise to MKKIFILCAFFLSIGSQAQDANKILNEIDQNMYTKTKVSTTKMIVYGKRKTKEIVTKGFTRGTEDSFSEYLSPAREKGTKMLKLNDKLWIYSPSSDRTIQISGHMLRQSVNGSDMSYEDMMQERKLVEMYAPKIVGEEEMNGEECYILELEAKTEDVTYQKIKMWVEKKHSVPMRQDLFAKSGQMLKTINMSDIRKVGDRYYPFKMNYKDVLKDGKGTDFVVMEMENNVPIPDHVFNKSNLKK
- a CDS encoding YdeI/OmpD-associated family protein codes for the protein MIELKLTIQKFEGKGGWSYVDVPGITSDRNTHFGWVTVSGSIDGYPLEKVKLMPKGDGLLFLPIKKEIRKKIKKEQGDEVHIKLYLDNEEVNNPEILYNILLDISDKAAKNFKNLHRSRQRDIIQRIFDNRNEDVQTQRINELIVELESKNV
- a CDS encoding TetR/AcrR family transcriptional regulator, translating into MKAKDKIIQSATTLFLDKGIKKVNITDIIEDAGVSKMSFYRQFKNKEDILLAVLKQFFMASMDDYQKILDKKLSFLDFLNEIILMKIEVSKKMSKSFMEELMSMFHEKNEILDFLMEHQKKSTALFIEQLMQAKSNGEVGDDFSIEFLMYMMEKTQQVASDPMLLQMFDTPEEAVKQATKFYFFGIYGQRK
- a CDS encoding ABC transporter permease, with the translated sequence MEIVHNFLLNFRLAYRNIISAGLRTWLTITTLAFAFLLILFFNSLYTGWEYQGIRDQIDWEYADGQIIQTDYDKLDPFSIESGHSQILDQPQLTPVLIRQGNLYPQGRLLPILIKGIPADQQVVKLPTSSFLQSKDDIPAIIGDGMATDNHLKIGDKILLRWKDKNGTFDAKQITIVDIFKTNVPTVDGGQIWVDINTLWEMTGMQNEVTYHLVKGTFEDELSDQWRFEIQQELLKEFVAMVDMKKGSSAFLYIILMFIALIAIFDSQVFSVFKRQKEIGTYIALGFTKKRVTFLFTLEGTMYAFIATIIGTAISVPLITWLGVEGVDLGNQDQSRQMGVTVGEKLYPMLTSGLLFSSVFWVILLSTIVSYLPVRKIAKMNTVDALKGKK
- a CDS encoding ABC transporter permease, with translation MFEFLFKGLIRDKSRSVLPLIVVALGVSLSVFFVGYMQGMIGDMVDQNARFSTGHMKVMSREYVKNIAQRPLDLALLDADDLIADLQNDYPEVDWVKRINFGGILDVPDEEGQTKTQGMAGGIALDLSSNSSDEKRMKLGENLVEGTLPNGPYQMILGDGLAHRMKVKLGDKITYFGSTMDGAMSFQNFTLVGTVSFGTSVLDDRTFIVDIKDAEQILDMVDAAQEILGFLPNDVYDDDKINEIKESFNAKMSSDTDEYAPEMLALRDQGGMSYILDFAGVIAGFFTTLFVVAMSIVLWNTGLLGGLRRYTEFGIRIAMGESKKAIYKSLLVEALIIGVIGSVIGTVLGVILTYYLQEVGIDISDMVGQGSMLVSNVIRAKVVPQQLWIGFIPGVAATLLGALLSGRGIFKRQTSQLFNELGV
- a CDS encoding ABC transporter ATP-binding protein, encoding METNNLIELNNVTKKFLVGDGEFTALSNINLQFSKGEFSGLIGPSGSGKTTLLNLIGALDDTSEGSIEINGKNIANNSDEDSALLRNEHIGFIFQSYNLLPVYSIYENVEFPLLLQKLPKAQRKEMVMQALKWVGLEDIADKKTSQISGGQAQRVAIARSIVKKPQIILADEPTANLDSANAYKVMDILKKLNEELGITFIFSSHDSKVIKYLKRVISLEDGKVVNDEKK